The Peribacillus sp. FSL P2-0133 genome has a segment encoding these proteins:
- the mnmE gene encoding tRNA uridine-5-carboxymethylaminomethyl(34) synthesis GTPase MnmE yields the protein MEFDTITAISTPLGEGAIAIVRISGDEAIEIADRIFKGPGGKGLLEVKSHTIHYGHLIQPKTGEIIEEVMVSVMMGPKTFTREDVVEINCHGGIVSVNRVLQLILSQGARLAEPGEFTKRAFLNGRIDLSQAEAVMDLIRAKTDKAMNVALGQMEGRLSKLIQNLRQEILQTLAQVEVNIDYPEYDDVEEMTHRLFLEKGSYVKNEIEKLLHTAQQGKILRDGLATVIIGRPNVGKSSLLNSLVHENKAIVTDIPGTTRDVIEEYVNVRGVPLKLVDTAGIRETEDIVERIGVERSRAVLKEADLILLVLNYSDDFTTEDEKLFQAVEGMDVIVIINKTDLPQKIDMAKVKEKAASHKVVTTSLLEDRGVDELEEAIASLFFEGSLETGDLTYVSNARHIALLGQALQSIEDAIDAIEMGTPVDLVQIDFTKAWELLGEIIGESVQDNLINQLFSQFCLGK from the coding sequence ATGGAATTCGATACAATCACCGCTATCTCTACTCCCTTAGGGGAAGGGGCAATCGCCATCGTTAGAATCAGCGGTGATGAGGCCATAGAAATAGCCGATAGGATCTTTAAAGGACCAGGTGGAAAAGGATTGCTTGAAGTGAAATCACATACGATTCATTATGGCCACCTTATCCAGCCTAAAACAGGTGAAATCATAGAGGAAGTCATGGTTTCGGTCATGATGGGTCCAAAGACATTTACAAGAGAAGATGTAGTTGAAATAAATTGTCACGGTGGAATCGTTTCGGTCAATCGGGTATTGCAGCTTATTCTCTCACAAGGTGCTCGTTTAGCGGAACCTGGTGAATTTACGAAACGGGCCTTTTTGAATGGCAGGATCGATCTTTCTCAAGCTGAGGCCGTTATGGATTTAATCCGGGCTAAAACGGATAAAGCCATGAATGTTGCATTAGGTCAAATGGAAGGCAGGCTTTCGAAATTAATCCAAAACCTGCGTCAGGAAATTTTACAGACCCTCGCTCAAGTCGAGGTAAATATAGATTATCCGGAATATGATGATGTCGAAGAAATGACGCATCGTTTATTTTTGGAAAAGGGCAGTTATGTGAAGAATGAAATAGAGAAACTGCTTCACACGGCCCAACAGGGGAAAATACTTCGGGACGGGCTTGCGACCGTTATCATAGGGCGCCCTAATGTCGGAAAATCTTCTTTGCTTAACAGCTTAGTTCATGAAAATAAAGCGATCGTCACTGATATTCCAGGTACAACACGTGACGTTATCGAAGAATATGTCAATGTTCGCGGTGTACCGCTTAAACTTGTCGATACGGCAGGAATTCGCGAAACGGAGGATATCGTCGAACGAATTGGAGTTGAACGGTCCCGTGCAGTATTAAAAGAGGCTGATTTAATATTGCTTGTATTGAATTATTCAGATGATTTCACTACTGAAGATGAGAAACTATTTCAAGCGGTTGAGGGTATGGATGTCATCGTTATCATCAATAAAACCGACCTTCCACAAAAAATCGATATGGCCAAGGTCAAGGAAAAGGCGGCATCCCATAAAGTTGTTACGACTTCATTACTGGAGGACCGAGGGGTCGATGAATTGGAGGAAGCTATCGCTTCTTTATTTTTCGAGGGTTCTTTAGAAACGGGAGACCTGACCTATGTTTCCAATGCCAGGCATATAGCTTTGCTGGGACAGGCATTACAGTCAATTGAAGATGCAATCGATGCTATTGAAATGGGTACACCGGTTGATTTGGTTCAAATCGATTTCACGAAAGCATGGGAGCTACTTGGAGAAATCATTGGCGAAAGCGTTCAAGATAATTTGATCAACCAATTGTTCTCTCAATTTTGTTTAGGAAAATAA
- the jag gene encoding RNA-binding cell elongation regulator Jag/EloR: MKKVTATGQSVEEAVNLALAQLNSTKDRVEIEIEDEGKKGFFGLFGARKAIVHVTLPADPIEETLGFLKNVSVEMGVDAQIDVTRKGKNVTFHLSGDKIALLIGKRGQTLNSLQYLAQLVANRYSKQFLNITVDAEDYRNRRNDTLVQLAERMANKAMKTGNAVSLEPMPSYERKVIHNALLDYPKIKTTSSGTEPYRHLVITPLK, from the coding sequence GTGAAAAAGGTAACTGCTACAGGACAATCTGTCGAAGAAGCAGTAAATTTAGCTTTAGCTCAACTGAACAGCACTAAAGATCGCGTGGAGATTGAAATAGAAGATGAGGGCAAAAAAGGATTTTTTGGTTTATTTGGTGCTAGGAAGGCCATTGTCCATGTGACATTGCCTGCAGATCCCATTGAAGAGACACTTGGGTTTTTGAAGAATGTCAGCGTGGAAATGGGAGTCGATGCACAAATTGATGTCACTCGTAAAGGGAAGAACGTAACATTCCATTTATCAGGTGATAAAATTGCATTATTGATTGGTAAAAGAGGTCAAACACTAAATTCACTTCAGTATTTAGCGCAGCTTGTTGCAAATCGATATTCGAAGCAGTTTTTGAATATTACTGTAGATGCAGAGGATTATCGAAATCGCCGCAATGACACTTTAGTCCAATTGGCTGAAAGAATGGCAAATAAAGCCATGAAAACAGGTAATGCTGTTTCACTCGAGCCGATGCCATCCTATGAACGGAAGGTCATCCATAATGCCCTCTTGGATTATCCAAAAATAAAAACAACTTCAAGTGGGACTGAGCCATATCGCCACTTGGTCATTACTCCACTTAAATGA
- the mnmG gene encoding tRNA uridine-5-carboxymethylaminomethyl(34) synthesis enzyme MnmG: MQYEAGSYDVIVIGAGHAGSEAGLAAARVGAKTLMITINLDMVAFMPCNPSVGGPAKGIVVREIDALGGEMGKNIDKTHIQMRMLNTAKGPAVRALRAQADKFLYQQEMKKTIEDQENLTLIQGMVEELIVENNVCTGVITKTGAVYRAKTVVITTGTYLRGEIILGELKYSSGPNNQQPSIRLSEHLEQLGFDLVRFKTGTPPRVNSSSIDYSKTEIQPGDEMPRAFSYETTKFITDQLPCWLTYTNEGTHQLIDENLHRSPMYSGMIKGTGPRYCPSIEDKVVRFNDKPRHQIFLEPEGRNTKEVYVQGLSTSLPEDVQVKILQTIPGLEKAEMMRAGYAIEYDAIVPTQLWPTLETKKIKNLYTAGQINGTSGYEEAAGQGLMAGINAGLNAMGKEELILSRSDAYIGVLIDDLVTKGTNEPYRLLTSRAEYRLLLRHDNADLRLTEIGFNIGMIKEERYNRFLMKKEAVEMEKERLKSNFIKPTKEVQEVITASGGSELKDGIRASDLLKRPEMDYSHIQKLAPSDVELSDEVTEQVEIQIKYEGYIEKSLQQVDRLKKMENKKIPENIDYDAISGLATEARQKLKQVHPLSVAQASRISGVNPADVSILLVYLEQGKIARVSQ, translated from the coding sequence ATGCAGTACGAAGCAGGTAGCTATGATGTCATTGTTATTGGTGCCGGTCATGCTGGAAGTGAGGCAGGCCTTGCAGCGGCAAGAGTCGGAGCTAAAACGTTGATGATCACCATTAACTTGGATATGGTCGCCTTTATGCCATGCAATCCCTCCGTTGGTGGGCCGGCAAAAGGGATAGTCGTTAGGGAAATTGACGCTTTAGGCGGAGAAATGGGAAAAAATATCGACAAGACCCATATTCAAATGAGGATGCTCAATACGGCTAAAGGTCCGGCTGTTCGTGCATTGCGGGCGCAGGCAGATAAATTTCTCTATCAACAAGAAATGAAAAAGACGATAGAAGACCAAGAAAATCTAACATTGATTCAAGGAATGGTAGAGGAATTAATTGTTGAAAACAACGTATGCACGGGTGTCATCACTAAAACAGGCGCGGTGTACCGTGCGAAGACTGTCGTAATCACGACTGGAACATATTTACGCGGTGAAATCATTTTAGGGGAACTGAAATATTCAAGCGGCCCTAATAATCAGCAGCCTTCCATCAGGCTTTCTGAACATTTAGAGCAGTTAGGATTTGATTTGGTCCGTTTTAAAACAGGAACGCCGCCACGCGTGAATAGCTCTTCCATAGATTACAGCAAGACGGAAATTCAGCCTGGCGATGAAATGCCGCGTGCATTTTCTTATGAAACGACAAAGTTCATAACGGATCAATTGCCATGCTGGTTAACGTACACGAATGAGGGGACACACCAGCTCATTGATGAGAATCTACACCGTTCACCAATGTATTCGGGAATGATTAAAGGAACTGGGCCGCGTTATTGTCCATCGATTGAAGATAAAGTCGTCCGTTTTAATGATAAACCAAGGCATCAAATATTCCTGGAGCCTGAAGGTCGCAATACAAAGGAAGTTTATGTGCAAGGTTTATCTACAAGTCTGCCTGAAGATGTGCAAGTGAAAATCCTGCAAACAATTCCAGGACTTGAAAAGGCGGAAATGATGCGCGCTGGATATGCAATTGAATATGATGCTATCGTTCCTACACAGCTATGGCCTACACTTGAAACGAAGAAAATCAAAAATCTTTATACTGCTGGCCAAATTAACGGGACATCCGGCTACGAGGAAGCAGCAGGACAAGGATTGATGGCCGGTATTAATGCAGGATTGAATGCAATGGGTAAAGAAGAACTGATATTAAGCCGTTCGGATGCCTATATTGGTGTTCTCATTGATGACCTTGTAACGAAAGGCACGAATGAACCATACCGATTGCTGACTTCACGTGCAGAATATCGTTTATTATTGCGTCATGATAATGCCGATTTACGCTTAACGGAAATTGGATTCAATATCGGAATGATCAAAGAAGAACGCTACAATCGATTCCTTATGAAAAAAGAAGCGGTTGAAATGGAAAAGGAAAGACTGAAATCAAACTTCATCAAACCGACCAAAGAGGTACAAGAAGTCATTACTGCAAGTGGCGGCAGTGAGTTAAAGGATGGAATCCGGGCCTCCGATTTATTGAAACGGCCTGAAATGGATTATTCCCATATCCAGAAGTTGGCGCCAAGTGATGTCGAACTGAGCGATGAAGTGACGGAACAGGTCGAAATCCAGATCAAGTATGAAGGATATATCGAAAAATCCTTGCAGCAAGTCGATCGCCTGAAAAAAATGGAGAATAAAAAGATTCCAGAGAATATCGATTATGATGCAATTTCTGGACTTGCAACGGAAGCACGTCAAAAATTAAAGCAGGTCCACCCGCTATCAGTAGCTCAGGCTTCAAGAATTTCCGGTGTGAATCCCGCTGATGTTTCCATTTTGCTTGTTTATTTGGAACAAGGAAAGATTGCCAGAGTATCTCAGTAA
- the spoIIIJ gene encoding YidC family membrane integrase SpoIIIJ has translation MKKRILLIIGLASIMMLLAGCTEIKEPITAESEGFWNSYIVYPLSALIIWLSEAFGENYGLGIIGVTLIIRLALLPLMIKQVKSSKAMQAIQPEMKELQAKYSSKDAATQQKLQQETMALFSKYNVNPLAGCLPILVQMPILIGFYHAISRTEEIALHSFLWFDLGSPDPVYVLPVVAGITTFIQQKMSMAGMNSNPQMAAQMTMMLYIMPIMIVVFAINFPAALSLYWVVGNLFGIVQTYFIKGPDLRKAAAENAGGAKKK, from the coding sequence TTGAAAAAACGAATATTACTCATTATTGGACTAGCCTCGATAATGATGTTGTTAGCAGGGTGTACGGAAATCAAAGAACCTATTACTGCAGAGAGTGAAGGTTTTTGGAATTCATACATTGTCTATCCATTATCAGCCCTGATCATTTGGCTTTCTGAAGCATTTGGTGAGAACTATGGTTTGGGAATCATCGGTGTTACACTTATCATTCGCTTAGCATTACTTCCATTAATGATCAAACAGGTGAAAAGCTCGAAAGCAATGCAGGCCATTCAGCCTGAAATGAAAGAACTTCAAGCAAAATACAGCTCAAAAGATGCTGCCACACAACAAAAACTACAACAAGAAACAATGGCTCTATTTTCAAAATATAATGTGAATCCATTGGCGGGATGTTTGCCGATATTGGTGCAAATGCCGATTTTGATCGGATTTTACCATGCAATCAGCCGGACGGAAGAAATTGCTTTACATAGTTTTCTTTGGTTTGATTTAGGTTCCCCGGATCCTGTTTATGTTTTACCGGTCGTTGCAGGTATCACGACTTTTATTCAGCAAAAGATGTCCATGGCTGGAATGAACTCCAATCCACAAATGGCGGCACAAATGACGATGATGCTTTACATCATGCCAATCATGATTGTTGTTTTTGCTATTAATTTCCCCGCTGCTCTTTCTCTTTACTGGGTAGTTGGTAACCTTTTTGGTATCGTTCAAACATATTTCATCAAAGGTCCGGATCTTAGAAAAGCAGCTGCGGAAAACGCGGGAGGGGCAAAGAAAAAGTGA